GGGTGTTCGTCCAGCAGCGAGCGAACGGCCTCGACCTCGCCGGGCGGGGCCACGACGACGACGAGGCTCACCGCCCGGGCGCGGGCCATCGCGCGCACGGCGTGGACGAGCATGGGGGTACCGCTCAGCGGGCGCAGCGCCTTGGGGGCTCCGGGACCGAGCCGGAGGCCGCTGCCCGCGGCCGGGATGACGGCGGCGGTGCGCGGCGGCCGGGCGCGGGAGGGTGTGGTGTCTGTCATTTGGCGACGGGTGCAGGTTTGTTCGCGGGGCGGTGTTGGGTATGGCCTGAGCGTGCTGGGGACCACGCGATCGGCCCCTTCCGTGACAGGCCGGTCGAGCGAGCTTCACGGTCCCGGCACGCATCTGTGAACGATCCGTACATGCCACAGCGCCCGTGCGGCATAGGGGAAATGCCTTTCGGGCGCTGCGGCACGTGTCGCACGCTGACGATTCCGGTGTTCCCAGCCACGTTGTCGAAATCCCGTCGGCGTCGAAATCCTGTCGGCCTGGGAATGCCAGTTCCCGGGAGAATAGGCCGACCCGCGGACAGTGGCGGGAGCTTATGCGTGCGAGGGGCTCGACGTGGCGAGACTCACCGCATCACATAGGGCCGCATCACATAGGGCCGCATCACATAGGGCCGCATCAATCAGGGCCGAGTCGCACCGGGGCCGGACATACATACAGGCCGGGCCGGGAAGACATCAGGATGCGAGAACCTCGTCCAGGAGGGACTCGGCCTTGTCCTCGTTGGTGGCTTCCGCGAGAGCGAGCTCGCTCACGAGGATCTGGCGCGCCTTGGCCAGCATGCGCTTCTCACCCGCGGAGAGACCGCGCTCGCGCTCCCGGCGCCACAGGTCGCGCACGACCTCGGCCACCTTGATCACGTCGCCGGACGCCAGCTTTTCGAGATTCGCCTTGTAGCGGCGGGACCAGTTGGTCGGCTCTTCGGCATACGGCGCGCGCAGCACCTCGAAGACCCGCTCCAGTCCGTCCTGCCCGACCACATCGCGCACGCCGACCAGCTCCGCGTTTTCCGCCGGCACACGCACTTCGAGATCACCCTGAGCGACCTTCAGCACCAAGTAGAGCTTGTCCACACCTTTGATCTGGCGGGTT
Above is a window of Streptomyces sp. NBC_01803 DNA encoding:
- a CDS encoding CarD family transcriptional regulator, producing MTFKVGDTVVYPHHGAALIEAIETRQIKGVDKLYLVLKVAQGDLEVRVPAENAELVGVRDVVGQDGLERVFEVLRAPYAEEPTNWSRRYKANLEKLASGDVIKVAEVVRDLWRRERERGLSAGEKRMLAKARQILVSELALAEATNEDKAESLLDEVLAS